A genomic stretch from Kribbella amoyensis includes:
- a CDS encoding ATP-grasp domain-containing protein, with protein sequence MTSRLALATSAAHPQLHEHDLPLAEALRAAGTDPVAVVWTDPSIDWSAFDAVLLRSVWDYHTRYLEFTAWLDQLDKAGVPVLNDSALVRWNADKRYLLELRERGVAIVPSQVAAGACLREVVAGLAGEEIVVKPTISATAYNTVRGVAGSEELSRALDDLPDAVYLVQPFLPEIVTEGEWSLMFVGGEYTHAVIKRPAAGDYRVQDDFGGTAELVEPPAEVLAAATAALEAADSRTAPAYARVDGIVTGGRFLLMELELIEPYLFLPSHPAATDALAQLVAGRLK encoded by the coding sequence GTGACCTCTCGCCTCGCACTCGCGACGTCCGCCGCCCACCCGCAGTTGCACGAGCACGACCTCCCGCTCGCCGAGGCCCTGCGCGCCGCCGGGACCGACCCGGTCGCCGTGGTCTGGACCGACCCGTCGATCGACTGGTCCGCGTTCGACGCAGTGCTGCTGCGCTCGGTGTGGGACTACCACACCCGGTACCTCGAGTTCACCGCGTGGCTCGACCAGCTGGACAAGGCCGGCGTCCCGGTCCTCAACGACAGCGCCCTGGTCCGCTGGAACGCGGACAAGCGGTACCTGCTCGAACTGCGCGAGCGCGGCGTCGCGATCGTGCCGTCCCAGGTCGCCGCGGGTGCGTGCCTGCGCGAGGTCGTCGCCGGACTGGCCGGCGAGGAGATCGTGGTCAAGCCGACGATCAGCGCGACCGCGTACAACACGGTCCGCGGCGTCGCCGGGTCCGAGGAGCTGAGCCGCGCGCTCGACGACCTGCCGGACGCGGTGTACCTGGTGCAGCCGTTCCTGCCGGAGATCGTGACCGAGGGCGAGTGGTCGCTGATGTTCGTCGGCGGCGAGTACACCCACGCCGTGATCAAGCGCCCGGCAGCTGGTGACTACCGGGTGCAGGACGACTTCGGCGGGACGGCCGAGCTGGTCGAGCCGCCGGCCGAGGTCCTGGCCGCCGCGACGGCCGCGCTCGAGGCCGCGGACAGCCGGACCGCGCCGGCGTACGCGCGGGTCGACGGCATCGTCACCGGTGGGCGGTTCCTGCTGATGGAGCTGGAGCTGATCGAGCCGTACCTGTTCCTGCCCAGCCACCCGGCCGCCACGGACGCGTTGGCCCAGCTGGTCGCGGGCCGACTTAAGTGA
- a CDS encoding threonine ammonia-lyase, with the protein MPTLDDIRQAAAQLEGRIHRTPVITSTVLDEQFGVPLALKAELFQKTGSFKVRGLLTKLLRLTPEERERGVITVSAGNAAGALAWAARDAGVPATVVMARTAVPAKVEAARAYGAQVELVDGDLMASYEAIRDERKLTAVHPFDDLDVITGHGSLGLELLADRPDVTTVLVPVGGGGLISGVALAVKLTDPSIRVVGVEPETADAVSRSLAAGSPQRLPTAKSIADGLAAPVCGTQTYEIVREYVDEVVRVGDDPILAATRLVMSRTKLALEPAAAAPFAAVLEGKVDLTGPTAFVISGGNLDVSRLF; encoded by the coding sequence ATGCCGACTCTCGACGACATTCGCCAGGCCGCCGCTCAGCTGGAGGGACGGATCCACCGGACTCCCGTGATCACGTCGACGGTGCTCGACGAGCAGTTCGGTGTGCCGCTGGCGCTGAAGGCCGAGCTGTTCCAGAAGACCGGCAGCTTCAAGGTGCGCGGCCTCCTCACCAAACTCCTGCGGCTGACGCCCGAGGAGCGGGAACGGGGCGTGATCACGGTCTCCGCCGGGAACGCCGCCGGTGCGCTCGCCTGGGCGGCACGGGACGCGGGTGTACCGGCGACCGTGGTGATGGCGAGGACCGCGGTCCCGGCGAAGGTGGAGGCGGCCCGGGCGTACGGCGCGCAGGTGGAGCTCGTCGACGGCGATCTGATGGCGTCGTACGAGGCGATCCGGGACGAGCGGAAGCTGACCGCGGTGCACCCGTTCGACGACCTGGACGTGATCACCGGTCACGGCAGTCTCGGCCTCGAACTGCTCGCGGACCGCCCGGACGTGACCACGGTCCTGGTACCGGTCGGTGGTGGCGGCCTGATCTCCGGGGTCGCACTCGCGGTGAAGCTGACCGACCCGTCGATCCGGGTCGTCGGCGTCGAACCGGAGACCGCCGACGCGGTCAGCCGCAGCCTCGCGGCCGGATCACCTCAGCGACTGCCCACCGCGAAGAGCATCGCCGACGGGCTGGCCGCGCCGGTCTGCGGGACCCAAACGTACGAGATCGTCCGCGAGTACGTCGACGAGGTGGTTCGCGTCGGCGACGACCCGATCCTGGCCGCGACCCGGCTGGTGATGTCCCGGACCAAGCTCGCCCTCGAACCGGCCGCGGCCGCACCGTTCGCGGCCGTGCTCGAAGGCAAGGTGGACCTCACCGGCCCCACCGCGTTCGTGATCAGCGGCGGCAACCTGGACGTGTCCCGGCTGTTCTAG
- a CDS encoding WhiB family transcriptional regulator, whose translation MRPTLTVIVDPADRWMARAACIGQAPAYDENAARWEQRRAQQLCLTACPVIADCREWARRTKYTGTAAGERLLYGRRRGHPESAAS comes from the coding sequence ATGAGGCCGACGCTGACAGTCATCGTGGATCCCGCCGACCGGTGGATGGCGCGGGCGGCCTGTATCGGGCAGGCGCCCGCGTACGACGAGAACGCGGCCCGGTGGGAGCAGCGCCGAGCCCAGCAGTTGTGCCTGACCGCGTGCCCGGTGATCGCCGACTGCCGCGAGTGGGCCCGCCGGACGAAGTACACCGGCACCGCCGCCGGCGAACGCCTCCTGTACGGCCGCCGCCGCGGCCATCCCGAATCGGCGGCGAGCTGA
- a CDS encoding glycosyltransferase family 87 protein has protein sequence MSTVTSRHAQDAQDRPAPSQVDPAVAGLTVGLGGPAGRFARLSSSWWTPLRIALAVCTITFALGVLQKAPCMEAGWDRQSWRPFKALCYSDIGYLYQERGFAEGNRPFLDTGNYPVLEYPVLTGGFMEVAAQITWVITGDPKQDVTVEQKRDTAGVFFVVNLVLLFVCALVLVGLTMATARGVASRPGAARGQPLDALYVAAAPVLALTSTINWDLFAVVLTAGAMFAWSRGKPIWFGVLLGLGTAAKFYPFLLLGPLLIVCLRGRKLWPWFQATLAAVVAWVVVNAPIYLLAKDEWLSFWVFNDERESDYGSIWYVLKLAGNEVADVNRLNIVIFAGLCLSIAILGLMAPKPPRFAQLAFLVVAAFLLVNKVYSPQYVLWLLPLVALARPKFRDWLIWQACECFYWMMVWLHLAQFLAPAAPEAPDKIYWLSVILRMAGTLYLMVMVARDILLPEHDPVRHGDLVDDPGDGVLPDDFAPAQPVRA, from the coding sequence ATGTCCACCGTGACCTCACGACACGCCCAGGACGCGCAGGACCGGCCGGCCCCCTCGCAGGTCGATCCGGCGGTGGCGGGGCTGACTGTCGGGCTCGGGGGTCCGGCCGGGCGGTTCGCGCGGCTCAGCTCCTCCTGGTGGACGCCGCTGCGGATCGCGCTGGCGGTCTGCACGATCACGTTCGCGCTCGGTGTGCTGCAGAAGGCGCCGTGCATGGAGGCGGGCTGGGACCGGCAGAGCTGGCGGCCGTTCAAGGCGCTGTGCTACTCCGACATCGGCTACCTGTACCAGGAGCGCGGCTTCGCCGAGGGCAACCGGCCGTTCCTCGACACCGGGAACTACCCCGTGCTCGAGTACCCGGTGCTCACCGGCGGTTTCATGGAGGTCGCGGCGCAGATCACCTGGGTGATCACCGGCGACCCGAAGCAGGACGTCACGGTCGAGCAGAAGCGCGACACCGCGGGCGTCTTCTTCGTGGTGAACCTGGTGCTGCTGTTCGTCTGCGCGCTCGTCCTGGTCGGCCTGACGATGGCGACGGCCCGTGGGGTCGCGTCCCGTCCGGGCGCGGCGCGGGGGCAGCCGCTGGACGCCCTGTACGTCGCGGCCGCGCCGGTGCTGGCGTTGACCTCGACGATCAACTGGGACCTGTTCGCGGTGGTGCTGACCGCGGGCGCGATGTTCGCCTGGTCGCGAGGCAAACCGATCTGGTTCGGCGTCCTGCTCGGTCTCGGCACGGCCGCGAAGTTCTACCCGTTCCTGCTGCTCGGCCCGTTGCTGATCGTCTGTCTGCGCGGCCGGAAGCTGTGGCCGTGGTTCCAGGCGACACTGGCGGCCGTGGTCGCCTGGGTCGTGGTGAACGCGCCGATCTACCTGCTGGCCAAGGACGAGTGGCTGTCGTTCTGGGTCTTCAACGACGAGCGGGAGAGTGACTACGGCTCGATCTGGTACGTGCTGAAGCTGGCCGGGAACGAGGTCGCGGACGTCAACCGGCTGAACATCGTGATCTTCGCCGGCCTGTGTCTGTCGATCGCGATCCTCGGGTTGATGGCGCCGAAGCCGCCGCGGTTCGCGCAGCTGGCCTTCCTGGTGGTGGCCGCGTTCCTGCTGGTGAACAAGGTGTACTCACCGCAGTACGTGCTCTGGCTGCTGCCGCTGGTCGCGCTGGCTCGGCCGAAGTTCCGGGACTGGCTGATCTGGCAGGCCTGCGAGTGCTTCTACTGGATGATGGTCTGGCTCCATCTGGCCCAGTTCCTCGCCCCTGCCGCCCCCGAGGCGCCGGACAAGATCTACTGGCTCTCGGTGATCCTGCGGATGGCGGGCACCCTGTACCTGATGGTGATGGTGGCCCGCGACATCCTGTTGCCGGAGCACGACCCGGTCCGCCACGGCGACCTCGTCGACGATCCCGGTGACGGCGTGCTGCCCGACGACTTCGCTCCGGCCCAACCGGTCCGCGCCTAG